The following are from one region of the Ischnura elegans chromosome 12, ioIscEleg1.1, whole genome shotgun sequence genome:
- the LOC124169190 gene encoding RNA-binding protein lark-like, whose translation MRQGRFLDRHHFQSRADRRTTHLTKISKMGDDIRTGSTPPKTKIFVGGLPEDAKAQDLRALFERYGTVTECDILNRYGFVHMKTDEMASRAIEALNNAEFMGVQISVEQSSSKKSGRGRGFGPMMRGRGGPMRGMRMGRAPPPYMMRDGRGDYDRRGPGMDGRGPGMDRIGLPPPPSMRNGYYDSYDRGYDGYYTART comes from the coding sequence ATGCGGCAGGGACGCTTTCTCGATCGACACCATTTCCAGAGCAGAGCAGATCGACGGACTACGCATCttactaaaatttcaaaaatgggtGACGATATCCGTACTGGGAGCACTCCccctaaaactaaaattttcgtgGGCGGTCTCCCTGAAGACGCCAAGGCACAAGATCTGAGGGCCCTTTTTGAGCGGTATGGAACTGTTACCGAGTGTGACATTTTAAACAGGTATGGCTTTGTGCACATGAAGACTGATGAGATGGCCAGCCGTGCCATAGAGGCCCTGAACAATGCTGAATTTATGGGTGTCCAGATTAGCGTTGAGCAATCTTCTAGTAAGAAGAGTGGTCGTGGTAGAGGCTTCGGTCCAATGATGAGAGGTAGAGGAGGACCAATGAGGGGGATGAGAATGGGAAGAGCCCCACCTCCGTACATGATGAGGGACGGTCGTGGGGACTATGACAGACGAGGACCAGGAATGGATGGCAGGGGCCCTGGAATGGACAGGATTGGACTGCCACCTCCACCATCAATGAGGAATGGATACTATGACAGTTATGACAGAGGCTATGATGGCTACTACACTGCCCGAACCTGA